From Pyramidobacter piscolens W5455, a single genomic window includes:
- a CDS encoding tripartite tricarboxylate transporter substrate binding protein, whose amino-acid sequence MRSGNRVLGTVVLIGALAASAAFAAYPTKQITVLQGFKAGGGSDTVAQLTQPYLEKVLGKSFVNQYIPGATGAIAWTQLAKAARKDGYTLSITNTPMLLTNYIMTPAITYKVDELTPIANVISDPGIVVVAADSPFKTFDDFIAAVKANPGKVTVGNSGVGGDDFFTTLIFEKVSGLKVQMVPFEGDGPSWQAAMGKKIDVSFNNIGIVFPQIKADNLRALAIMAEKRYELLPDVPTMKEKGIDVVSGSSRGYSAPADIPEEARQTLIEAFKKMAEMREFKKACADRASIIDMKYGDDYMAMLKKQEKDFTEIWNEVKDQFQKH is encoded by the coding sequence ATGAGAAGTGGAAATCGCGTTTTAGGTACAGTAGTTTTGATCGGTGCGCTGGCAGCATCCGCTGCTTTTGCCGCTTATCCAACCAAGCAAATCACCGTTCTACAGGGATTCAAGGCCGGCGGCGGCAGCGATACGGTCGCCCAACTGACTCAGCCTTACTTGGAGAAGGTCCTTGGCAAGTCGTTCGTCAATCAGTACATCCCGGGGGCCACTGGGGCAATCGCCTGGACGCAGCTGGCCAAGGCGGCTCGCAAGGACGGTTACACGCTGAGCATCACCAACACGCCCATGCTTCTGACCAACTACATCATGACGCCCGCCATCACCTACAAAGTCGATGAGCTGACGCCCATAGCCAACGTCATCAGTGATCCCGGCATCGTTGTTGTGGCAGCTGACAGTCCCTTCAAGACTTTTGACGATTTCATCGCGGCGGTCAAAGCCAATCCCGGCAAGGTCACCGTCGGCAATTCCGGAGTCGGCGGCGACGACTTCTTCACGACGCTGATCTTCGAAAAAGTTTCAGGGCTGAAAGTTCAGATGGTTCCTTTCGAGGGCGACGGTCCTTCCTGGCAGGCAGCGATGGGGAAAAAGATCGACGTCAGCTTCAACAACATCGGCATCGTTTTCCCTCAGATCAAAGCCGATAACCTGCGCGCGCTGGCGATCATGGCCGAGAAACGTTACGAGCTGCTCCCCGACGTGCCGACGATGAAAGAAAAAGGAATCGACGTGGTATCTGGTTCTTCGCGCGGCTACAGCGCTCCCGCTGACATTCCCGAGGAGGCCCGCCAAACGCTGATCGAAGCGTTCAAAAAGATGGCCGAGATGCGCGAATTCAAGAAAGCGTGCGCCGACCGCGCTTCCATCATCGACATGAAGTACGGCGACGACTATATGGCCATGCTGAAGAAGCAGGAAAAGGATTTCACCGAAATTTGGAACGAAGTGAAGGATCAATTCCAGAAACATTAA